The following are encoded together in the Hyalangium minutum genome:
- a CDS encoding serine/threonine protein kinase: MVASVDPLNLQPGQMVDVWRIVRCIGRGGYAVVYEVEKDGQRYALKVACQTERSQDPRQTDARARREVACLQQLQHRHIIRMWAHGRWPDSRSGVLYIVLDFVDGCTLAQWVERTHPTPHEVVVLFLKLFDALEHIHTRHMFHRDLSLRNILVTREGEPVIIDFGAADYATAEELTDGPLPPGTSRIRSPEAQRFWRDHQLNPQARYTFKATDDIFALGADLYDVLTDPLPTRGERRPPLGHAVMEPPTPHQATQGRVPQELSRYAMTLIHRDPEERPQTAKDARRPLEEFARFEGEDWRGTPVHPIALQLPPEPSQVASAPVETEQPAARRAWLRPAWVGTLVLGVLTAAGAALLHRPVAPAPPPAPVLAEKPTSRPAPLPLSLPTQQEAHPSVKQPDNSPTPTRGVPPQQEPQKPRARPVLSKLERCALLVASAAWFQAGCAGVQTRPEPGDCPDDAIKVMEEFGWHIDSNVSPVITIDVTQPHPDLVGQERTEENVVMVLKDGPVTGALWRPSGKAPKGMRVDGHLWTTGDRIYGRYVRAHLSDGRTVPVCLEIDDGGGHVGREKEDGSKPGHTISTKVTAVRAVTKWR, encoded by the coding sequence ATGGTGGCATCAGTGGATCCTTTGAACCTCCAGCCGGGCCAGATGGTGGATGTCTGGCGCATCGTCCGGTGCATCGGCAGAGGTGGCTACGCGGTTGTCTACGAGGTGGAGAAGGACGGACAGCGGTATGCGCTGAAGGTGGCCTGTCAGACCGAGCGGAGCCAGGACCCTCGGCAGACGGACGCACGCGCCCGCCGGGAGGTGGCCTGCCTGCAGCAGCTCCAACACCGCCACATCATCCGCATGTGGGCTCATGGGCGCTGGCCCGACTCGCGCTCGGGCGTTCTCTACATCGTCCTGGACTTCGTGGACGGTTGCACGCTGGCGCAGTGGGTGGAACGGACCCATCCGACGCCGCATGAAGTGGTGGTGTTGTTCCTCAAGCTGTTCGACGCGCTGGAGCACATCCACACCCGCCACATGTTTCATCGCGACTTGAGCCTGCGGAACATCCTGGTCACCCGGGAAGGCGAGCCGGTCATCATCGACTTTGGTGCGGCCGACTACGCCACCGCCGAGGAGCTGACGGACGGACCGCTGCCCCCGGGGACTTCCCGCATCCGCAGCCCGGAGGCTCAGCGCTTCTGGAGGGACCACCAGCTCAACCCGCAGGCTCGTTACACCTTCAAGGCCACGGACGACATTTTCGCGCTGGGAGCCGATCTCTATGACGTGCTCACCGACCCGTTGCCCACGCGCGGCGAGCGGAGGCCGCCGCTGGGGCACGCGGTGATGGAGCCTCCCACCCCTCATCAGGCCACCCAGGGAAGAGTTCCGCAGGAGCTGAGCCGCTATGCGATGACGCTCATCCACCGCGATCCCGAGGAGCGGCCCCAGACGGCGAAGGACGCGCGGCGCCCACTGGAGGAATTCGCGCGCTTCGAGGGGGAGGACTGGCGGGGCACGCCCGTTCACCCTATCGCCTTGCAACTGCCGCCCGAACCTTCCCAAGTTGCTTCCGCGCCTGTCGAGACTGAGCAGCCTGCCGCACGCCGGGCGTGGCTTCGTCCCGCCTGGGTCGGCACGCTGGTGCTGGGTGTCCTGACGGCAGCGGGGGCCGCCCTTCTGCACAGGCCCGTTGCGCCCGCTCCGCCTCCCGCCCCCGTGCTGGCCGAAAAGCCGACAAGCCGCCCCGCGCCGTTACCCTTGTCGCTCCCTACCCAGCAGGAGGCTCACCCTTCAGTGAAGCAGCCCGACAATTCCCCGACGCCCACCCGTGGCGTGCCCCCTCAGCAAGAGCCCCAGAAGCCGAGAGCGCGGCCTGTGCTCTCGAAGCTGGAGCGGTGCGCGCTCCTCGTGGCTTCTGCCGCATGGTTTCAAGCGGGTTGCGCTGGTGTTCAGACGCGCCCGGAGCCCGGGGACTGTCCCGACGATGCCATCAAAGTGATGGAGGAGTTCGGGTGGCACATCGATAGCAACGTTTCCCCCGTCATCACGATCGACGTGACCCAGCCGCACCCGGACCTGGTGGGCCAGGAGAGGACCGAGGAGAACGTCGTCATGGTGCTCAAGGACGGGCCCGTGACGGGGGCGCTGTGGAGACCTTCCGGAAAGGCGCCGAAGGGCATGCGGGTGGACGGGCACCTGTGGACGACAGGGGACCGCATCTACGGCCGCTATGTCCGCGCCCACCTTTCCGACGGACGCACGGTTCCTGTCTGCCTCGAGATCGATGACGGAGGCGGTCATGTGGGCCGTGAGAAGGAAGACGGCTCGAAGCCCGGCCACACCATCTCCACCAAGGTGACCGCTGTCCGGGCCGTTACGAAGTGGCGCTGA